A single region of the Meleagris gallopavo isolate NT-WF06-2002-E0010 breed Aviagen turkey brand Nicholas breeding stock unplaced genomic scaffold, Turkey_5.1 ChrUn_random_7180001847674, whole genome shotgun sequence genome encodes:
- the LOC104915721 gene encoding hepatic lectin-like, whose product QARQWEYFEGSCYYFSLSRMSWHKAKAECEEMRSHLIIIDSYAKQVRKTPQKYPQKYPKTGHTKPHFSTQISPWGHMGPYKTPFRHPNQPMSPYGAIQNPISSPRFWKEGEPNNRGFNEDCAHVWTSGQWNDVYCTFECYYVCEKPLPK is encoded by the exons ATTACTTCTCGCTCAGCAGGATGAGTTGGCACAAAGCGAAGGCGGAGTGCGAGGAGATGCGCTCCCACCTCATCATCATCGACAGCTACGCCAAGCAGGTACGAAAAACACCCCAAAAATACCCCCAAAAATACCCCAAAACA GGCCATACAAAACCCCATTTCTCCACCCAAATCAGCCCTTGGGGCCATATGGGGCCATACAAAACCCCATTTCGCCACCCAAATCAGCCCATGAGTCCATATGGGGCCATACAAAACCCCATTTCCTCACCCAGGTTCTGGAAGGAGGGCGAACCCAACAACAGGGGCTTCAACGAGGACTGCGCCCACGTCTGGACCTCGGGGCAGTGGAACGACGTTTACTGCACCTTCGAGTGCTACTACGTGTGTGAGAAACCCCTCCCCAAGTGA